A part of Clostridium novyi genomic DNA contains:
- a CDS encoding tyrosine-type recombinase/integrase has product MNSKKKNGYTKNTLGNFYGVLSGSLKMAVHPYGFIKENPMLYVSMPKFNTKQSDEKISLLTIDEVNQILDRFPFGSSFYINVQIAFHTGLRASEVCALTWDNIDFENKTLTVEKNLLKQGHEWCFDTPKTRSSNRTIRIGDTLINILKKHNLWQKENQLRYGKYYAKNTYDFHGKTYITTDLISTKENGELVSSDSLKYLSRVVNYDLGIKFNFHALKHTHASMLLEGGANIKDIQKRLGHSKLATTIDTYSHVTEKIQNNTIDIFEKLVVNNNPPA; this is encoded by the coding sequence ATGAATAGTAAAAAGAAAAATGGATATACCAAAAATACTTTAGGTAACTTTTATGGTGTATTAAGTGGATCATTAAAGATGGCCGTACATCCATATGGATTTATAAAAGAAAACCCTATGTTATATGTATCAATGCCCAAATTTAATACCAAACAATCTGATGAAAAGATAAGCTTATTAACTATAGATGAAGTTAATCAAATATTAGATAGATTCCCTTTTGGCAGCAGCTTTTATATTAATGTTCAAATAGCTTTTCATACTGGCCTAAGAGCTAGTGAAGTGTGTGCATTAACTTGGGATAATATAGACTTTGAAAATAAAACATTAACTGTTGAAAAGAACCTATTAAAACAAGGTCATGAATGGTGTTTTGATACTCCTAAAACTAGGAGCTCTAATAGGACTATAAGAATTGGTGATACTCTTATTAATATACTAAAGAAACATAATCTATGGCAAAAAGAAAATCAACTAAGATACGGTAAATATTATGCTAAAAATACCTATGACTTTCATGGCAAAACATATATTACTACGGACTTAATCTCTACCAAAGAAAATGGTGAACTTGTTTCAAGTGATTCGTTAAAATACTTAAGCCGTGTAGTAAACTATGACTTAGGAATAAAATTCAACTTCCATGCTCTAAAACATACTCATGCTTCTATGCTACTGGAGGGTGGTGCTAATATAAAAGATATTCAGAAAAGATTAGGTCATTCTAAATTAGCAACTACTATAGACACATATTCTCATGTAACAGAAAAGATTCAAAACAATACAATAGATATATTTGAAAAATTAGTAGTAAATAATAATCCACCAGCTTAG